The Musa acuminata AAA Group cultivar baxijiao chromosome BXJ2-2, Cavendish_Baxijiao_AAA, whole genome shotgun sequence genome has a segment encoding these proteins:
- the LOC103972253 gene encoding uncharacterized protein LOC103972253: MAVGGSFYQWQKDAFFSAAEAVQESADIMESTYRMWTRNRRNGFGLEASDELSRELQTALGTAKWQLEEFEKAVRASHGNYSSQENNTIDRHWQFVAAIRNQILLVEKELNHSLIVEGKRPLRWVQLNDDERDDLAVFLSGVPHKFQRPKHKNAELARSFKDVVTINKGKECVEEFRAKEPYKSKVDEVHAKVVQLNGQTGVLSSPDSGGAWKIVIANEDTDKGSTEVRPEILNHGYSQSGILGNVESTSKLKLFKNNPWKAKNEERLPLRNGLSYYLDSKGIRWFAQGVNGFTERSKNCFSHGGFQRNILGSQQQMHFVHSLRIAFLLMLSFILVVPFVLYSA; the protein is encoded by the exons ATGGCAGTGGGTGGTAGCTTCTATCAATGGCAGAAAGATGCGTTCTTTTCCGCGGCGGAGGCGGTTCAGGAATCGGCCGACAT AATGGAATCTACTTATAGAATGTGGACGCGAAACCGTAGGAATGGATTTGGTTTAGAAGCTTCAGATGAATTGAGTAGGGAGCTTCAAACTGCTCTGGGCACTGCAAAGTGGCAG CTGGAGGAGTTTGAGAAGGCCGTCAGAGCGAGTCATGGCAATTACTCGTCCCAGGAGAATAATACAATCGATAGGCACTGGCAGTTTGTTGCTGCGATACGAAATCAAATTTTGCTTGTTGAGAAAGAACTGAATCATTCGCTCATCGTAGAAGGGAAGCGACCACTGCGGTGGGTGCAATTGAATGACGACGAACGAGATGATCTTGCAGTTTTTCTTTCTGGTGTGCCGCACAAATTTCAACGACCAAAGCATAAAAACGCTGAGCTTGCGAGGAGTTTTAAGGATGTGGTCACAATCAATAAGGGCAAGGAATGTGTCGAGGAATTCAGAGCAAAAGAACCGTACAAAAGCAAGGTTGATGAAGTGCATGCAAAGGTAGTGCAGTTAAATGGGCAAACCGGGGTACTGAGTTCACCAGATAGCGGTGGTGCTTGGAAAATTGTAATTGCCAATGAGGACACCGATAAAGGATCAACTGAAGTTAGACCAGAGATATTAAATCATGGATATAGTCAATCTGGTATCCTGGGAAATGTTGAATCTACATCAAAGTTGAAATTGTTTAAGAACAATCCGTGGAAGGCTAAAAATGAGGAGCGTCTTCCGTTGAGGAATGGGTTGTCATATTACCTTGACTCAAAGGGAATAAGGTGGTTTGCTCAG GGAGTTAATGGTTTTACCGAAAGAAGCAAGAATTGTTTTAGCCATGGCGGATTCCAAAGGAATATATTGGGATCACAACAACAGATGCATTTTGTGCATTCCCTCCGAATTGCTTTCTTGCTCATGTTGAGTTTTATTTTAGTCG TACCATTTGTTCTTTACTCCGCATGA